The Caviibacter abscessus genome window below encodes:
- a CDS encoding peptidylprolyl isomerase, with protein sequence MRKIFYAGLMSLLFMVSVSCSNYTFGDFTKSIFGEKLTNLTPKEKLAKKLAGYKLEAKIKTTKGDINIYLYPEAAPETVANFVYLVKRDFYDNMTFHRIVNNLLIQTGDNKGDSTGNTGYTVKDEYVSWLNFDNPGMLAMANTGQPNSSSSQFFITLNPYPEFYQNYTVFGSLISRNDLNIAKTIRMSDSITDIEISGNNVNDFLNNFKEQTEAWDKLFTK encoded by the coding sequence ATGAGAAAAATATTTTATGCAGGATTAATGTCATTACTTTTTATGGTAAGTGTAAGTTGTTCTAATTACACATTTGGTGATTTTACAAAATCAATTTTTGGTGAAAAATTAACAAATTTAACACCTAAAGAAAAATTAGCTAAAAAATTAGCTGGATATAAATTAGAGGCTAAAATTAAAACTACTAAAGGAGATATAAATATTTATCTTTATCCGGAGGCTGCACCTGAAACAGTTGCAAATTTTGTTTATCTAGTAAAAAGAGATTTTTATGATAATATGACTTTTCATAGAATAGTAAATAATCTTTTAATACAAACAGGAGATAATAAAGGAGATTCTACGGGTAATACAGGATATACGGTAAAAGATGAATATGTAAGTTGGTTAAATTTTGATAATCCAGGAATGCTTGCAATGGCAAATACAGGACAACCAAATAGCTCAAGTTCGCAATTTTTTATAACGCTAAATCCTTATCCTGAATTTTATCAAAACTATACAGTTTTTGGTTCATTAATAAGTAGAAATGATCTTAATATTGCTAAAACAATTAGAATGAGTGATTCAATTACAGATATAGAAATAAGCGGAAATAATGTTAATGATTTTTTAAATAATTTTAAGGAACAAACCGAAGCTTGGGATAAACTATTTACAAAATAG
- a CDS encoding response regulator transcription factor: MKILIYNKLTKLNTSLLDKLLITYVKDEIFNIHSEEKLYDHINNNDIDLLVIYTNYLIDIEKTIINIRKTDKNIYILAVDDMSDNFVSNKGIELGIDDYIFSKSTIKQIYQKISAVYKVITRYKYSKNNLIVYKDLRVDLDSYSVSRNNVDIELTKTEFLLLEYFLENKNKILTRTMIAEKLWDIDTVMNSNIVDVYVNFLRKKIDYKFKTKLITTVRGIGYIIK, encoded by the coding sequence ATGAAGATTTTAATTTATAATAAATTGACAAAATTAAATACTTCATTATTAGATAAATTATTAATTACATATGTAAAAGATGAAATTTTTAACATACACAGTGAAGAAAAATTATATGATCATATAAATAATAACGATATTGATTTATTAGTAATATATACAAATTATTTAATTGATATTGAAAAAACTATAATTAATATAAGAAAAACAGATAAAAACATATACATTTTAGCTGTTGATGATATGAGTGATAATTTTGTAAGTAATAAGGGCATTGAACTTGGAATAGATGATTATATTTTCAGTAAAAGTACAATTAAACAAATATATCAAAAAATATCTGCTGTATATAAAGTGATAACAAGATATAAATATAGTAAAAATAATTTAATTGTTTATAAAGATTTAAGAGTTGATTTAGACTCTTATTCAGTCAGTAGAAATAATGTGGATATTGAGCTAACAAAAACAGAATTTTTATTATTGGAATATTTTTTAGAAAATAAAAATAAAATATTAACAAGAACTATGATAGCAGAGAAATTATGGGATATTGATACAGTAATGAATAGTAACATTGTTGACGTATACGTTAATTTTTTAAGAAAAAAAATTGACTATAAATTTAAAACAAAATTAATTACTACTGTTAGAGGTATAGGATATATTATTAAATAA
- the rplU gene encoding 50S ribosomal protein L21, with product MFAVIKTGGKQYKVEVGSVIKVEKLAAEVNSDVVISEVLMLDGKIGNPLVEGAQVIATVKAHDKLKKVINFKYNRKTYYRKKGHRQQYTLIEIKDIKG from the coding sequence ATGTTTGCAGTAATTAAAACTGGTGGAAAACAATACAAAGTAGAAGTTGGATCAGTAATAAAAGTTGAAAAATTAGCCGCTGAAGTAAATTCAGATGTTGTAATAAGCGAAGTGTTAATGCTAGATGGAAAAATTGGAAATCCTTTAGTAGAAGGAGCACAAGTAATAGCAACTGTAAAGGCTCATGATAAATTAAAAAAGGTTATCAACTTTAAGTATAACAGAAAAACATACTACAGAAAAAAAGGTCATAGACAACAATATACTTTAATTGAAATAAAAGACATCAAAGGATAA
- a CDS encoding ribosomal-processing cysteine protease Prp, translating into MIKILFKRKNDKFISFEIKGHSNLRGYGTDIVCSAVSSTTLMTLNGILEVLSANVEYTIDEGYTYCNFENLKDDKIYILINSYYLFLEELSKEYPKNINFKVMEV; encoded by the coding sequence ATGATTAAAATTCTTTTTAAAAGAAAAAATGACAAATTTATTTCATTTGAAATAAAAGGTCATTCAAATTTAAGAGGATATGGAACAGACATAGTATGTTCAGCAGTTTCATCAACAACACTTATGACTTTAAATGGAATATTAGAAGTGTTAAGTGCAAATGTAGAATATACAATTGATGAAGGTTATACATACTGTAATTTTGAAAATTTAAAAGATGATAAAATTTATATATTAATTAATTCATATTATCTTTTTTTAGAAGAATTGAGTAAAGAATATCCTAAAAATATAAATTTCAAAGTAATGGAGGTATGA
- the rpmA gene encoding 50S ribosomal protein L27, giving the protein MLLKLNLQLFASKKGQGSTRNGRDSNPKYLGVKKYDGEVVKAGNIVVRQRGTKFHPGANMGLGKDYTLYALIDGYVKFESFGKGKKRVSIYESR; this is encoded by the coding sequence ATGTTATTAAAGTTAAACCTACAACTATTTGCCTCAAAAAAAGGACAAGGGTCTACTAGAAATGGTAGAGATTCTAATCCTAAATATTTAGGGGTAAAAAAATATGATGGTGAAGTAGTTAAAGCCGGGAACATAGTTGTTAGACAAAGAGGAACTAAATTCCATCCAGGAGCTAATATGGGCTTAGGTAAAGATTACACTTTATATGCACTTATAGATGGTTATGTAAAATTTGAATCATTTGGAAAAGGTAAAAAAAGAGTAAGTATATATGAATCAAGATAA
- the nth gene encoding endonuclease III: MTKKEKIKYVLTFFENKYGNLKTELNYETEFQLMIAVILSAQCTDARVNIVTKELFKIVKFPIDIVNMDIKTLETYIKSTGFYHNKAKNIKENSKLLYEKYNSILPHNMEELLKLPGVGRKTANVLLHELWNINEGIVVDTHVIRLVNLLKIVNTKNPVIIENELKKLVPKKYWRNITHYFILHGREKCIQRKLECEVCDLIRK; the protein is encoded by the coding sequence ATGACTAAAAAAGAAAAGATAAAGTATGTATTAACATTTTTTGAAAATAAATATGGAAATTTAAAAACAGAGTTAAACTATGAAACTGAATTTCAGTTAATGATTGCTGTTATATTATCCGCACAATGTACAGATGCAAGAGTTAATATAGTTACAAAAGAATTATTTAAAATTGTTAAATTTCCAATTGACATAGTCAATATGGATATAAAAACACTTGAAACATATATTAAATCTACAGGATTTTATCATAATAAAGCTAAAAATATAAAAGAAAATTCTAAGTTACTTTATGAAAAATATAATTCAATTTTGCCTCATAATATGGAGGAACTACTTAAATTACCCGGAGTAGGAAGAAAAACAGCTAATGTTTTACTACACGAACTATGGAATATAAACGAAGGTATAGTAGTAGACACACATGTTATAAGACTTGTAAATTTATTGAAAATTGTCAATACTAAAAATCCTGTTATAATTGAAAATGAATTGAAAAAACTTGTACCTAAAAAATATTGGAGAAACATAACACATTATTTTATATTACACGGTAGAGAAAAATGTATACAAAGAAAGTTAGAGTGTGAAGTATGCGATTTAATACGAAAATAA
- a CDS encoding D-alanyl-D-alanine carboxypeptidase family protein: MISFSSTAIFSATDYGDIFYEENSDMIWPTASLAKVMNVLVALDAVDSKKVSLDDEITFDKETINIKGSYLDVSLNKKYTLRTLLEAELVYSANNAAYAVAKYIGGGDINKFVELMNKKASYLGLNDTVFYTPAGLPTSITKLPLDISTAKDLYKLAKIAIKDNRILEWTNKRKIIIDDQEYYTRNNNLGYFGNIGLKTGFHSLSKFNMIGINKIKNINLITVTLGDDTKSMRFKQQNEVAEQLMEKIKLVYQNGQFYKEIPVEYSNEKKIRTVIGKDFFFYDESFDIVENIIKLEETVNIGDKVGEIIITKNNQVIDKIPIIAQTSATALGIFAKIFEYIRNSLKHIL, translated from the coding sequence ATGATTAGTTTTTCATCGACTGCTATTTTTAGTGCAACTGATTATGGAGATATATTTTATGAGGAAAACTCTGATATGATTTGGCCTACGGCATCTCTTGCAAAAGTTATGAATGTGTTAGTAGCACTAGATGCAGTTGACAGTAAAAAAGTATCGTTAGATGATGAAATTACCTTTGATAAGGAAACAATCAACATTAAAGGAAGTTATTTAGATGTTAGCCTTAATAAAAAATATACATTAAGAACTTTATTAGAAGCTGAGCTTGTATATTCAGCTAATAATGCAGCATATGCTGTTGCTAAATATATTGGTGGAGGAGATATTAATAAATTTGTAGAACTTATGAATAAAAAAGCTTCTTACTTAGGACTTAATGATACTGTATTTTACACGCCGGCAGGATTACCTACAAGTATTACAAAATTACCTCTTGATATTTCAACAGCAAAGGATTTATATAAATTAGCTAAAATTGCAATAAAAGATAATAGAATACTTGAATGGACAAATAAGAGAAAAATAATTATTGATGATCAAGAATATTACACAAGAAACAATAATTTAGGATATTTTGGAAATATTGGACTTAAAACAGGTTTTCATTCTTTATCAAAATTTAATATGATTGGGATAAATAAAATTAAAAACATTAATTTAATTACAGTAACTTTAGGTGATGATACAAAATCTATGAGATTTAAGCAGCAAAATGAAGTGGCTGAACAATTAATGGAAAAAATTAAACTTGTTTATCAAAACGGTCAGTTTTATAAAGAAATTCCAGTAGAATATTCAAATGAAAAAAAGATTAGAACTGTAATAGGAAAAGACTTTTTTTTCTATGATGAGAGTTTTGATATAGTTGAAAATATTATAAAATTAGAGGAAACAGTTAATATTGGAGATAAAGTTGGAGAAATAATAATTACTAAAAATAATCAAGTAATAGATAAAATACCTATTATTGCACAAACAAGTGCCACAGCTTTAGGCATATTTGCCAAAATATTTGAATATATCAGAAATAGTTTAAAGCACATTTTATAA
- a CDS encoding endonuclease MutS2: MKNYNDTLEFYKIINKLIDNSFLNETKEKFLDLKLYTNKDLLEKELKLMQSMIDFYKYDDGFELTEIFDISNQIKSLSMLGSYIELIDLFHLKKDLILYRKCKSRAKNVRDKYKEIWKIFSNDIEIKELENVIEDIVDDNGDIKDTASVGLKDIRKQKKLINENIKDKLDSIINEPKTSKAVDQKIITKRNDRYVIPVKTDFKGLIKGIEHDRSSTGNSVYIEPISVVSLNNKLREYETREREEIRKILIRISEYIRVKLDDIKHIFEIILTLDFLNSKTLFSLKYECEIPNIVNKEMINLVNARHPLIPKENSVPISFNLDEDKIMLITGPNTGGKTVTLKITGLLTIMALSGIPIPASEKSTIGFFEIVLADIGDEQSIEQNLSSFSAHVKSISEILTLCNKKALILLDELGSGTDPMEGSAFAMAIIDYLNSKNIKSIITTHYSDVKAYAFNNKGIKSASMEFNIETLSPTYRLIEGIPGESNALIIAKKYGISDTIIQNAKSYISEDNKKVEEMLTAIKQKNEELEEMNIKFKKLTQELEKEKQVYSSKILQLEKEKNDIIEKSHKEADEYLRNMQAKAKALVEKINKENANIDEMKQTQRNINMLANSIKEDKKKIKNEIKVEEISIDFELGEEVLIKSLNKNAKILKIIASKASAQVQAGILKLVVPFTDIVKISKKKENNTGKRFVSFKGGNTKMQIDVRGKNSDDALNEIEIYLDKAVLSGYNMVYIIHGKGTMVLRQKIREYLKTSVYVSNFTDANQNEGGLGCTIVNLK, encoded by the coding sequence ATGAAAAACTATAATGATACACTTGAATTTTATAAAATAATTAATAAATTAATAGATAATTCATTTTTAAATGAAACAAAAGAAAAATTTTTAGATTTAAAATTATATACTAATAAAGACTTATTGGAAAAAGAATTAAAATTAATGCAGTCAATGATTGATTTTTATAAATATGATGATGGATTTGAATTGACAGAGATATTTGATATATCTAATCAAATAAAATCATTAAGTATGTTAGGCTCATATATTGAATTAATTGATTTATTTCATTTAAAAAAAGATTTAATTTTATATAGAAAATGTAAAAGTCGTGCTAAAAATGTAAGAGATAAATATAAAGAAATATGGAAGATATTTTCAAATGATATTGAAATTAAAGAATTGGAAAATGTCATTGAAGATATAGTTGATGATAATGGAGATATAAAAGATACTGCTTCTGTAGGTCTTAAAGACATTAGAAAACAAAAAAAATTAATAAATGAAAATATTAAAGATAAATTAGATAGTATAATAAATGAGCCCAAAACATCAAAAGCTGTAGATCAAAAAATAATAACTAAGCGAAATGATCGATATGTAATACCTGTAAAAACGGATTTTAAAGGTTTAATTAAAGGTATAGAACATGATAGATCATCAACTGGAAATTCTGTTTATATTGAACCTATTTCAGTAGTTTCACTTAATAATAAATTAAGAGAATATGAAACTCGTGAAAGAGAAGAAATAAGAAAAATTTTAATTAGAATAAGTGAATATATTAGAGTTAAATTAGATGATATCAAGCATATATTTGAAATTATACTTACTCTTGACTTTTTAAACAGTAAGACTTTATTTTCATTAAAATATGAATGTGAGATTCCAAATATTGTAAATAAAGAGATGATCAATCTTGTAAATGCAAGACATCCACTTATACCAAAAGAAAATTCTGTACCTATAAGCTTTAATTTAGATGAAGATAAAATTATGCTAATAACAGGTCCAAATACAGGTGGAAAAACAGTAACATTAAAAATAACAGGTTTACTTACAATAATGGCATTATCAGGTATACCTATACCTGCATCTGAAAAGTCAACTATCGGTTTTTTTGAAATTGTTTTAGCAGATATTGGTGATGAGCAAAGCATTGAACAGAATTTATCTTCATTTTCAGCACATGTTAAATCAATATCTGAAATACTTACACTTTGTAATAAAAAAGCATTGATACTTTTAGATGAATTAGGCTCAGGAACAGACCCCATGGAAGGATCAGCTTTTGCAATGGCAATAATTGATTATTTAAACAGTAAAAATATAAAGTCAATTATAACCACTCACTATAGTGATGTAAAAGCATACGCTTTTAATAATAAAGGAATTAAAAGTGCTTCAATGGAATTTAACATTGAAACATTATCTCCTACTTATAGATTAATAGAAGGTATTCCTGGAGAAAGTAATGCACTTATAATAGCTAAAAAATATGGTATTTCTGATACAATAATTCAAAATGCAAAATCATACATTAGTGAAGATAATAAAAAAGTTGAAGAAATGCTTACAGCTATTAAACAAAAAAATGAAGAGCTTGAAGAAATGAATATAAAGTTTAAAAAGCTTACACAAGAATTAGAAAAAGAAAAGCAAGTATACAGTAGTAAAATATTACAACTTGAAAAAGAAAAAAATGATATCATAGAAAAGTCTCATAAGGAAGCTGATGAATATTTAAGAAATATGCAGGCAAAAGCTAAAGCGTTAGTTGAGAAAATCAATAAAGAAAATGCAAATATCGATGAAATGAAACAAACACAAAGAAATATAAATATGCTTGCTAATTCAATAAAAGAAGATAAAAAGAAAATAAAAAATGAAATTAAAGTAGAAGAAATAAGTATAGACTTTGAACTTGGAGAAGAAGTTTTAATAAAATCGCTTAATAAAAATGCAAAAATACTTAAAATAATTGCAAGTAAAGCATCAGCACAAGTTCAAGCAGGTATATTGAAATTAGTTGTACCATTTACAGATATAGTTAAAATATCAAAGAAAAAAGAAAATAATACAGGAAAAAGATTTGTTTCATTTAAAGGTGGAAATACTAAAATGCAAATAGATGTCAGAGGTAAAAATAGTGATGATGCTTTAAATGAAATTGAAATATATTTAGACAAAGCAGTTTTATCTGGCTACAATATGGTATATATAATTCATGGAAAAGGTACAATGGTTTTAAGACAAAAAATAAGAGAATATTTAAAAACTTCAGTATATGTATCAAATTTTACAGATGCTAATCAAAATGAAGGTGGTTTAGGTTGTACTATTGTTAATTTAAAATAA
- the cysS gene encoding cysteine--tRNA ligase, whose protein sequence is MKLYNTLTNKIEEFNSINKNEVLMYVCGPTVYNYIHIGNTRPLVVFDVLARYLKSLGYNVRYVQNFTDIDDKIIKRSNEENESCDFITEKYIKAFMEDTSKLNLLKDIIRPKVTDNIDEIIIMINKLIEYGYAYEKNGDIIFSVDKFSSYGKLSKQKLENLNAGNRVEINKDKNNPFDFVLWKRKKENEPYYNSPFSEGRPGWHIECSALIKKYLGDNIDIHAGGQDLIFPHHENEIAQSICSNKEKTTFVNYWLHNGYVTLNNEKMSKSTGNFLLLRDVLKNFSGNVIRYFILSSHYRKNLNFNETDLQVAKKTLEKISKTLYKYSKTSEFNKNETIEIIVNEFKNDFKEALDDDMNTPKAFAAISKCLKKVNSFISSNLDCNLISVYDAVRYHLVDILGIELIIEDKAVNSMESELLQILINLRNEARNNKNYELADKIRDELLKLNISISDKK, encoded by the coding sequence ATGAAGTTATATAATACTTTAACAAATAAAATTGAAGAATTTAATTCAATAAATAAAAATGAAGTTTTAATGTATGTATGTGGTCCGACTGTATATAATTATATTCATATTGGAAATACAAGACCTCTGGTTGTATTTGACGTTCTAGCAAGATATTTAAAAAGTTTAGGATATAATGTACGATATGTACAAAACTTTACAGATATTGATGATAAAATAATAAAAAGATCAAATGAGGAAAATGAAAGTTGTGATTTTATAACTGAAAAATATATAAAAGCTTTTATGGAAGATACATCTAAGTTAAATTTATTAAAAGATATCATTAGACCTAAGGTAACTGATAATATAGATGAAATTATCATAATGATAAATAAATTAATTGAATATGGTTACGCATATGAAAAAAATGGCGATATAATATTTTCAGTTGATAAATTTAGCAGTTATGGTAAATTATCAAAACAAAAACTTGAAAATTTAAACGCAGGTAATAGAGTAGAAATAAATAAGGATAAAAATAATCCATTTGACTTTGTGCTATGGAAAAGGAAAAAAGAGAATGAACCGTACTATAATTCACCATTTAGCGAAGGAAGACCCGGTTGGCATATTGAATGTAGTGCACTTATAAAAAAATATTTAGGTGATAATATAGATATACATGCGGGAGGGCAGGATTTAATATTTCCTCATCATGAAAATGAAATAGCACAAAGTATATGCTCAAATAAAGAAAAGACAACATTTGTAAATTACTGGCTACATAATGGTTATGTTACATTAAACAATGAAAAGATGAGTAAATCTACAGGAAATTTTTTACTATTAAGAGATGTACTTAAAAATTTTTCAGGAAATGTTATAAGATACTTTATATTATCTTCACATTATAGAAAAAATCTTAATTTTAATGAAACTGATTTGCAAGTTGCAAAAAAAACATTGGAAAAAATTTCAAAAACTTTATATAAATACAGTAAAACCTCAGAATTTAATAAAAATGAAACTATAGAAATAATAGTGAATGAATTTAAAAATGATTTTAAAGAAGCATTAGATGATGATATGAATACTCCTAAAGCATTTGCAGCAATATCGAAATGTTTAAAAAAAGTAAATAGTTTTATATCTAGTAATTTAGATTGTAATTTAATTAGTGTATATGATGCAGTTAGATATCATTTAGTTGATATATTAGGTATAGAATTAATTATTGAAGATAAGGCGGTAAATAGTATGGAAAGTGAATTATTGCAGATTCTTATAAATTTAAGAAATGAAGCTAGAAATAATAAAAATTATGAGTTAGCTGATAAAATCCGTGATGAATTATTAAAATTAAATATATCAATTAGTGATAAAAAATAA
- the mreB gene encoding rod shape-determining protein, with translation MNFRKFFNIFRVNKSISIDLGTANILIYDKQLKRVVLNEPSVVAIDRKTRKVIAVGSQAREMLGKTPASIEAIKPLRDGVIADLDVTREMIDHFIKKIYGYGLFKPEVMICVPIEVTSVERKALFDSILSAKKIYIIEEGRAAIIGSGIDISKPNGHMVVDIGGGSTDIAILSLNELISSKSIRIAGNTFDSDIVRYIKNKYNLLIGERAAEAIKKNIANAIKVENPQKMVIKGLNLELGTPSSIEIDENEVNEAIKHSLMDIVNSAKEVLEKCPAELAADILDNGVVMTGGGALIKNFTTLLESYIKVNVYVSEHPMDSVVLGGGKAFEDKKLLETLQMKEI, from the coding sequence ATGAATTTTAGAAAATTTTTTAATATTTTTAGAGTAAATAAAAGTATTTCAATTGATTTAGGAACAGCAAATATTTTAATTTATGACAAACAACTTAAAAGAGTTGTATTAAATGAACCATCTGTTGTTGCAATTGATAGAAAGACTAGAAAAGTTATAGCTGTTGGTTCTCAAGCCAGAGAAATGTTAGGTAAAACTCCAGCAAGCATTGAAGCGATAAAACCGCTTAGAGATGGAGTTATTGCTGATCTTGATGTAACTCGTGAAATGATAGACCACTTCATAAAGAAAATATATGGGTATGGTTTATTTAAACCTGAAGTTATGATTTGTGTACCTATTGAAGTAACATCAGTTGAAAGAAAAGCATTATTTGATTCAATATTAAGTGCAAAAAAAATATATATAATAGAAGAAGGTAGAGCAGCAATTATAGGTTCTGGAATTGACATTTCAAAACCTAATGGTCACATGGTAGTTGATATAGGAGGAGGTTCTACAGATATAGCAATACTTTCGCTAAATGAATTAATTTCTTCTAAATCAATAAGAATAGCGGGAAATACCTTTGATAGTGACATAGTTAGATATATTAAAAATAAATATAATCTATTAATTGGAGAAAGAGCAGCAGAAGCAATAAAGAAAAATATTGCAAATGCAATTAAAGTTGAAAATCCTCAAAAAATGGTTATTAAAGGTTTAAATCTTGAACTTGGAACACCTTCCTCAATAGAAATAGATGAAAATGAAGTAAATGAAGCAATTAAACATTCACTTATGGATATAGTAAATTCTGCTAAAGAAGTACTAGAAAAATGTCCAGCTGAATTAGCAGCTGATATACTTGATAATGGTGTTGTAATGACTGGTGGAGGAGCACTTATCAAAAATTTCACAACTTTATTGGAATCATATATAAAAGTAAATGTTTATGTTTCAGAACACCCTATGGATAGTGTTGTTTTAGGCGGAGGAAAGGCGTTTGAAGACAAGAAATTATTAGAAACATTACAAATGAAAGAAATATAG
- a CDS encoding Cof-type HAD-IIB family hydrolase: protein MLKLVVSDLDGTLLNSKHVLSDYTKKVVRKLCERDDVEFIIATGRNYKDAQRIKADLKLNIPMITSNGAILYDKFDKRLHSYFLNKSTLDEIYQINHKKYSKDIFINIITDDRWYILETLPKDHIIYEWISDDWKFENTSLELIKDEEITKVYYIGKHDDLVNLEKELKDKVGFDVNTAFTLPFCLEIFPKDATKAKALKKLIKICDYSLEHSIAFGDGFNDAELLNEVKQGYIMKNAAEELKNCLNNIEVIDANYEDGVAKKLVQLFSLEI, encoded by the coding sequence ATGCTTAAATTGGTAGTAAGTGATTTAGATGGAACACTACTAAATAGTAAACATGTTTTAAGTGATTATACAAAAAAAGTTGTTAGAAAATTATGTGAACGTGATGATGTTGAATTTATTATAGCAACCGGAAGAAATTATAAAGATGCTCAAAGGATTAAAGCGGATTTAAAATTAAACATACCAATGATTACTTCAAATGGTGCAATATTATATGATAAATTTGATAAAAGATTACATAGTTATTTTTTGAATAAAAGTACACTTGATGAGATATATCAAATAAATCATAAAAAATATTCAAAAGATATATTTATAAATATAATTACGGATGATAGATGGTACATACTTGAAACATTACCTAAAGATCATATTATATATGAATGGATAAGTGATGATTGGAAATTTGAAAATACTTCACTTGAATTAATAAAAGATGAAGAAATTACAAAAGTATATTATATAGGTAAACATGACGATTTAGTTAATTTAGAAAAAGAATTAAAAGATAAAGTTGGTTTTGATGTTAATACGGCATTTACATTACCTTTTTGCTTAGAGATTTTCCCAAAAGATGCAACTAAAGCAAAGGCTTTAAAAAAACTAATAAAAATATGTGATTATTCACTTGAACATTCTATTGCTTTTGGTGATGGATTTAATGACGCCGAATTACTAAATGAAGTAAAGCAAGGATATATAATGAAAAATGCTGCTGAAGAATTAAAAAATTGTTTAAATAATATTGAAGTAATTGATGCAAATTATGAAGATGGAGTTGCAAAAAAATTAGTTCAATTATTTAGTTTGGAGATATAA
- the murI gene encoding glutamate racemase, with translation MAIGIFDSGLGGLSVLKQIKLLYPNEKVIYFADSIHLPYGEKTDNQIIQYSKNICEFLISKGASSIVIACNTASSVAYDKLIKIYKIPIYSVIIPVVKYMLSNNYTKVGLIATRSTVESGKYDKLLNGKLNMKKATPKLVEYAEKLDKIGIEKVIKNYLDDMVNENEAIILGCTHFPLLNKYLKNIYNDYEFIDPALECAKSIRIIEHDSGIDEYYTSGDVGQFKTLSKNILGVDINVRVHKW, from the coding sequence ATGGCAATTGGAATTTTCGATTCAGGACTAGGTGGTCTAAGTGTCTTAAAGCAAATTAAATTGTTATATCCCAATGAAAAAGTTATATATTTTGCTGATAGTATTCATTTGCCTTATGGTGAAAAAACAGATAATCAAATTATACAATATAGCAAAAATATATGTGAGTTTTTGATATCAAAGGGAGCTAGTTCAATAGTTATAGCATGTAACACTGCAAGTTCTGTTGCATATGATAAACTTATAAAAATATATAAAATCCCAATTTATAGTGTTATTATTCCTGTTGTTAAATATATGCTAAGTAATAATTATACTAAAGTTGGATTAATTGCAACAAGATCAACGGTTGAATCTGGTAAATATGATAAACTATTAAATGGAAAATTAAATATGAAAAAAGCTACACCTAAATTAGTAGAATATGCTGAAAAACTTGATAAAATTGGAATTGAAAAAGTGATAAAAAATTATTTAGATGATATGGTTAATGAAAATGAGGCAATAATTTTGGGATGTACTCATTTTCCTTTATTAAATAAATATTTGAAAAATATATACAATGATTATGAATTTATAGATCCAGCATTAGAGTGTGCAAAATCAATTAGGATTATAGAACATGATAGTGGAATTGATGAATATTATACAAGTGGTGATGTAGGACAATTTAAAACATTATCAAAAAATATTTTAGGAGTTGATATAAATGTACGAGTACATAAATGGTAA